Proteins from a genomic interval of Amycolatopsis sp. cg13:
- a CDS encoding prevent-host-death protein produces MSAVHYDTYTDARAHLKDLLDAAEKGLVATVRRDSATTAVVDVVRLRHVLASVVPSHAQVVPEAGGWSVFIPGLPVSADGASFDEAVDEMVDALREYAEDWQERLLNAPNHRDNWGLVQLISFSDDAQLREWLVGAVQ; encoded by the coding sequence ATGTCCGCTGTGCACTACGACACCTACACCGATGCGCGTGCACATTTGAAAGATTTGCTGGATGCTGCTGAGAAAGGGCTCGTCGCGACAGTTCGGCGCGATTCCGCGACGACCGCCGTGGTGGATGTCGTGCGCTTGCGCCACGTCCTCGCGTCGGTCGTTCCGTCGCACGCTCAAGTCGTCCCCGAGGCTGGCGGCTGGTCGGTGTTCATCCCGGGGCTGCCGGTGTCCGCGGACGGCGCGTCGTTCGACGAGGCGGTCGACGAAATGGTCGACGCACTGCGGGAGTACGCGGAGGATTGGCAGGAGCGTTTGCTGAACGCTCCGAATCACCGGGACAACTGGGGGCTGGTGCAGCTGATCAGCTTCAGCGACGACGCGCAGCTACGCGAGTGGCTTGTCGGTGCCGTGCAATGA
- a CDS encoding vitamin B12-dependent ribonucleotide reductase, translated as MTETVGTGAAAGQNKKPNKGLTVRRVFTTEGTHPYDEVAWETRDVVMTNWRDGSVNFEQRGVEFPEFWSVNATNIVTSKYFRGAVGSPQRESSLKQLIDRVVRTYVKAAAEHDYFAGPSDLEIFEHELTWMLLHQVFSFNSPVWFNVGTSSKQQVSACFILAVDDTMESILNWYREEGLIFKGGSGAGLNLSRIRSSKELLTSGGTASGPVSFMRGADASAGTIKSGGATRRAAKMVVLDVDHPDIEEFIQTKAREEEKIKVLRDAGFDMDLSGSDISSVQYQNANNSVRVSDEFMHSVENGTDFGLRARLTGEVIDRTDGKKLFRSMAQAAWECADPGIQYDSTINDWHTCPESGRITASNPCSEYMHLDNSSCNLASLNLLKFVSEEGTFDAPLFAKAVEFVITAMDISVCFADFPTEPIADTTRKFRQLGIGYANLGALLMALGHAYDSEGGRALAAAITSLMTGVSYRRSAELAGVVGPYEGYARNAEAHQRVMRKHAAANELVRTYHSNDAAVRALASQEWQQGIELGTRNGWRNAQASVLAPTGTIGFMMDCDTTGIEPDFSLVKFKKLVGGGSMQIVNQTVPRALRVLGYQAEQVEAIVEYVAQHGHVVDAPGLRPEHYEVFDCAVGDRSIAPMGHVRMMAAVQPFISGAISKTVNMPESATVEDVEEIYFQGWKLGLKALAIYRDNCKVGQPLSTGKKKEAAAETEPEKVVEYRPVRRRLPKKRPSQTVSFTVGGAEGYLHAGSYPDDGLGEIFVKLGKQGSTLSGVMDAFSMSISVGLQHGIPLEFYVSKFSNLRFEPAGMTDDPDIRIATSVMDYLFRRLALDYLPYEKRAQLGIFTADERSAEVEANYGGQNLEIEALRSSVDSSPARAEESTTDTSSRDAHSTAELMELHLGKAADAPLCMTCGTKMRPAGSCYACEGCGATSGCS; from the coding sequence ATGACCGAAACCGTGGGAACCGGCGCTGCGGCCGGACAGAACAAGAAGCCGAACAAAGGCCTCACCGTCCGGCGGGTCTTCACCACCGAGGGGACCCACCCCTACGACGAGGTCGCGTGGGAGACCCGCGACGTCGTCATGACGAACTGGCGCGACGGCAGCGTCAACTTCGAGCAGCGCGGGGTCGAATTCCCCGAGTTCTGGTCGGTCAACGCCACCAACATCGTCACCAGCAAGTACTTCCGCGGCGCGGTCGGCAGCCCGCAGCGCGAGAGCAGCCTCAAGCAGCTCATCGACCGCGTGGTGCGCACCTACGTGAAGGCCGCCGCCGAGCACGACTACTTCGCCGGTCCGTCCGACCTCGAAATCTTCGAGCACGAACTCACCTGGATGCTGCTGCACCAGGTCTTCAGCTTCAACTCCCCGGTGTGGTTCAACGTCGGCACGTCCTCGAAGCAGCAGGTGTCCGCCTGCTTCATCCTCGCCGTCGACGACACGATGGAGTCGATCCTCAACTGGTACCGCGAGGAAGGCCTGATCTTCAAGGGCGGCTCCGGCGCGGGCCTCAACCTCTCGCGGATCCGGTCCTCGAAGGAGCTGCTCACCTCCGGCGGCACCGCTTCCGGCCCGGTCTCGTTCATGCGCGGCGCCGACGCGTCCGCGGGCACCATCAAGTCCGGCGGAGCCACCCGGCGCGCGGCGAAGATGGTCGTGCTCGACGTCGACCACCCGGACATCGAGGAGTTCATCCAGACCAAGGCGCGCGAAGAGGAAAAGATCAAGGTCCTCCGCGACGCCGGGTTCGACATGGACCTCTCCGGTTCCGACATCTCGTCGGTGCAGTACCAGAACGCGAACAACTCCGTCCGCGTCTCCGACGAGTTCATGCACTCCGTCGAGAACGGCACGGACTTCGGCCTGCGCGCCCGGCTCACAGGCGAGGTCATCGACCGCACCGACGGGAAGAAGCTGTTCCGCAGCATGGCGCAGGCGGCGTGGGAATGCGCCGACCCGGGAATCCAGTACGACAGCACGATCAACGACTGGCACACCTGCCCCGAATCGGGCCGGATCACCGCGTCCAACCCGTGCAGCGAGTACATGCACCTCGACAACTCGAGCTGCAACCTCGCGTCGCTCAACCTGCTGAAGTTCGTGTCCGAAGAAGGCACGTTCGACGCGCCGCTGTTCGCGAAGGCCGTCGAGTTCGTCATCACCGCGATGGACATCTCGGTCTGCTTCGCCGACTTCCCGACCGAGCCGATCGCCGACACCACGCGCAAGTTCCGCCAGCTCGGCATCGGCTACGCCAACCTCGGCGCGCTGCTGATGGCGCTGGGCCACGCGTACGACTCCGAGGGCGGCCGCGCGCTCGCCGCCGCGATCACGTCCCTGATGACCGGCGTGTCGTACCGTCGTTCGGCCGAGCTGGCCGGCGTCGTCGGACCGTACGAGGGCTACGCCCGCAACGCCGAGGCGCACCAGCGCGTCATGCGTAAGCACGCCGCGGCCAACGAGCTGGTCCGCACCTATCACAGCAACGACGCGGCGGTCCGCGCGCTCGCGTCGCAGGAATGGCAGCAGGGCATCGAACTGGGCACCCGCAACGGCTGGCGCAACGCGCAGGCCTCGGTGCTCGCGCCCACCGGCACCATCGGCTTCATGATGGACTGCGACACCACGGGCATCGAGCCGGACTTCTCGCTGGTGAAGTTCAAGAAGCTCGTCGGCGGCGGGTCCATGCAGATCGTGAACCAGACCGTGCCGCGCGCGCTGCGGGTGCTGGGCTACCAGGCAGAGCAGGTCGAGGCGATCGTCGAGTACGTCGCGCAGCACGGCCACGTGGTCGACGCGCCGGGCCTGCGCCCCGAGCACTACGAGGTGTTCGACTGCGCGGTCGGCGACCGGTCCATCGCGCCGATGGGCCACGTGCGGATGATGGCCGCGGTGCAGCCGTTCATCTCGGGCGCGATCTCGAAGACGGTCAACATGCCGGAGTCGGCGACCGTCGAGGACGTCGAGGAGATTTACTTCCAGGGCTGGAAACTCGGCCTCAAGGCGCTCGCGATCTACCGCGACAACTGCAAGGTCGGCCAGCCGCTGTCCACGGGCAAGAAGAAGGAAGCCGCGGCCGAGACCGAGCCGGAGAAGGTCGTCGAATACCGCCCGGTGCGCCGTCGCCTGCCGAAGAAGCGCCCGAGCCAGACGGTGTCGTTCACGGTCGGCGGTGCCGAGGGCTACCTGCACGCGGGCTCGTACCCGGACGACGGTCTCGGCGAGATCTTCGTGAAGCTCGGCAAGCAGGGCTCCACCCTGTCCGGCGTGATGGACGCCTTCTCGATGTCGATCTCGGTCGGCCTGCAGCACGGGATCCCGCTCGAGTTCTACGTCTCGAAGTTCTCGAACCTGCGTTTCGAACCGGCGGGCATGACCGACGACCCGGACATCCGGATCGCCACGAGCGTCATGGACTACCTGTTCCGCCGCTTGGCGCTCGACTACCTGCCGTACGAAAAGCGGGCCCAGCTGGGCATTTTCACCGCGGACGAGCGTTCGGCGGAGGTCGAGGCGAACTACGGCGGGCAGAACCTCGAGATCGAGGCGCTGCGCAGCAGTGTGGATTCGTCGCCCGCCCGCGCGGAAGAGTCCACAACGGACACTTCGTCGCGTGACGCGCACAGCACGGCCGAGCTGATGGAACTGCACCTCGGCAAGGCGGCCGACGCACCGCTCTGCATGACCTGCGGGACGAAGATGAGGCCCGCCGGATCGTGCTACGCCTGCGAGGGCTGCGGGGCTACTTCCGGCTGCAGCTAA
- the nrdR gene encoding transcriptional regulator NrdR, translating to MRCPFCRHADSRVVDSREVDEGQAIRRRRSCAECGRRFTTSETMVLAVVKRSGATEQFSRDKVVNGVRRACQGRPVDDDALQKLAQRVEESIRSAGLAEIPSHEVGLAILGPLRELDGVAYLRFASVYRSFSSVEDFEKEISDLRKAMAGTAEDQEGERAGDD from the coding sequence ATGAGGTGCCCGTTCTGCCGGCATGCGGACTCTCGGGTCGTCGACTCCCGAGAGGTGGACGAGGGACAGGCGATCCGGCGGCGGCGTTCGTGCGCCGAGTGCGGCCGGCGTTTCACCACGTCGGAGACGATGGTGCTGGCCGTGGTCAAACGGTCCGGAGCCACCGAGCAGTTCAGCCGGGACAAGGTGGTCAACGGCGTGCGGAGGGCCTGCCAGGGCCGTCCGGTCGACGACGACGCGCTGCAGAAGCTCGCGCAGCGCGTGGAGGAGTCGATCCGTTCCGCCGGACTGGCCGAGATCCCCAGCCACGAGGTCGGCCTCGCCATCCTCGGCCCGCTGCGGGAACTGGACGGCGTCGCGTATCTCCGGTTCGCCAGCGTCTACCGCTCCTTCTCCTCGGTCGAGGACTTCGAGAAGGAGATCTCGGACCTGCGGAAAGCCATGGCGGGAACTGCGGAGGACCAGGAAGGCGAGCGCGCCGGCGACGACTGA
- a CDS encoding LysM peptidoglycan-binding domain-containing protein — MSILADRGLVRPLRPVPADRPAEGGGASEGAVPSRRTPGSGGPARRSRRRAESVDATRKDGVPEEVEAGTGADPGLPGGSGEVVELRGRTGARRGPASDRSAEGSRGEAGRGDSRRGRGGSRGEPVRRRAWQAAAEAGLAGGELADSGRSLPGDASRRTGARSTEVPAEFVSPAESMPLGRAASEALGRAGAARSAAKSAGFSSSAERGAQASAAELRSGTAVRSGERAGFQTSTRSVVETEEALVRNPREARGRTAVRSAERAGFQTSTRSAVEIEEAPARNPRGRTAVRHIPAAVPANPGRTARERRGEPLRPPSRARVVAGRRGGVACQTANRPSVRWPWLFAIAFAACLIVTGLGVFGSGVSSGPVPSQTASVSVQPGDSLGALAARFAPNADQSAVVERIKELNNLDDTALLPGMPLTVPVAWSGNGSAGESSGGSGSAG; from the coding sequence ATGTCGATCCTGGCAGATCGCGGGCTCGTCCGCCCGCTTCGGCCCGTCCCTGCCGACCGTCCCGCCGAGGGCGGCGGTGCGTCGGAAGGGGCGGTCCCGTCCCGGAGGACGCCCGGGTCCGGCGGTCCGGCGCGCCGGTCGCGGCGGCGTGCGGAGAGCGTCGATGCCACCCGAAAGGATGGTGTTCCGGAGGAGGTCGAAGCCGGAACGGGTGCTGATCCGGGCCTGCCGGGCGGTTCCGGCGAGGTCGTGGAGCTTCGCGGCCGGACCGGCGCCCGGCGCGGCCCCGCTTCGGATCGGTCCGCCGAGGGTTCGCGCGGCGAGGCGGGCCGCGGCGACTCGCGGCGGGGCCGGGGAGGTTCGCGCGGCGAACCCGTGCGGCGGCGCGCCTGGCAGGCGGCGGCGGAGGCCGGACTCGCCGGTGGCGAACTGGCTGACTCCGGACGGTCGCTGCCCGGCGATGCGTCCCGGCGCACCGGTGCGCGGTCGACGGAAGTGCCCGCTGAGTTCGTGTCCCCGGCCGAGTCGATGCCGCTCGGGCGAGCCGCGAGCGAGGCCCTCGGGCGGGCCGGTGCGGCGCGGTCGGCCGCGAAATCGGCCGGTTTCTCGTCCTCGGCCGAGCGCGGCGCGCAGGCAAGTGCAGCCGAGCTGCGCTCCGGCACCGCTGTCCGGTCCGGTGAGCGAGCCGGTTTCCAGACGTCGACTCGGTCGGTCGTCGAAACTGAAGAAGCTCTGGTCCGCAATCCTCGTGAGGCGCGTGGCCGCACTGCGGTCCGGTCTGCTGAGCGAGCCGGTTTCCAGACTTCGACTCGGTCGGCTGTCGAAATCGAAGAAGCCCCTGCCCGCAATCCCCGCGGCCGCACCGCGGTCCGGCACATCCCCGCCGCCGTTCCGGCCAATCCCGGCCGCACCGCGCGCGAGCGGCGCGGCGAGCCGTTGCGGCCGCCGTCCCGGGCGCGGGTCGTCGCCGGACGGCGCGGCGGCGTCGCCTGCCAGACCGCGAACCGGCCGTCGGTGCGGTGGCCGTGGCTGTTCGCGATCGCTTTCGCGGCCTGCCTGATCGTCACCGGGCTCGGCGTCTTCGGCTCGGGGGTGTCCAGCGGCCCGGTGCCGTCGCAAACCGCGTCCGTTTCCGTGCAGCCCGGCGATTCGCTCGGCGCGCTCGCCGCCCGGTTCGCGCCGAACGCCGACCAGAGCGCGGTCGTCGAACGCATCAAGGAGCTCAACAACCTCGACGACACCGCGCTGCTGCCCGGCATGCCGCTCACCGTGCCGGTCGCCTGGTCCGGCAACGGTTCGGCGGGGGAATCGAGCGGGGGATCGGGTTCTGCCGGATGA
- the lexA gene encoding transcriptional repressor LexA — translation MPEVYDVDETLTVRQQQVLDVIRTWVSRFGYPPSVREIGEAVGLTSTSSVSHQLRALQRKGYLRRDANRPRAVGVLASTDDNPMGIDMDQQPSVPKAAYVPLVGRIAAGGPVLAEQAVEDVFPLPREIVGEGELFLLSVTGDSMVDAAITDGDWVVVRQQPAAENGDIVAAMIDGEATVKTFKRKDGHVWLMPHNEAYEPIPGDDASILGKVVAVLRRL, via the coding sequence ATGCCGGAGGTGTACGACGTGGACGAGACGCTGACCGTCCGCCAGCAGCAAGTGCTCGACGTCATCCGCACGTGGGTGAGCCGTTTCGGCTACCCGCCGAGCGTGCGCGAGATCGGCGAGGCGGTGGGGCTCACGTCCACGTCGTCGGTGTCGCACCAGCTGCGCGCGTTGCAGCGCAAGGGCTACCTGCGCCGCGACGCCAACCGGCCGCGCGCGGTGGGCGTGCTCGCGTCCACGGACGACAATCCGATGGGCATCGACATGGACCAGCAGCCGTCCGTCCCGAAGGCGGCGTACGTGCCGCTGGTCGGGCGGATCGCGGCAGGCGGTCCGGTGCTCGCCGAACAGGCCGTCGAGGACGTTTTCCCGCTGCCGCGCGAGATCGTCGGCGAAGGCGAACTGTTCCTGCTGAGCGTCACCGGCGATTCGATGGTCGACGCGGCCATCACCGACGGCGACTGGGTCGTCGTCCGGCAGCAGCCCGCCGCGGAGAACGGGGACATCGTCGCCGCGATGATCGACGGCGAGGCCACGGTGAAGACATTCAAACGCAAGGACGGGCACGTGTGGCTGATGCCGCACAACGAGGCGTACGAACCCATTCCCGGCGACGACGCGTCGATCCTGGGCAAGGTCGTGGCGGTTCTGCGCCGTCTCTGA
- the hflX gene encoding GTPase HflX, producing MTEQTHEDFYDDNDPYDPSVGEMELEDRASLRRVAGLSTELEDITEVEYRQLRLERVVLVGVWTEGTAQQSEASLAELARLAETAGSEVLEGIVQRRQKPDPATYVGSGKVRELRDIVVATGADTVICDGELSPGQLRQLEEKVKVKVIDRTALILDIFAQHARSREGKAQVELAQLQYLVPRLRGWGSALSRQAGGRAGGANGGVGLRGPGETKLETDRRRISKRVAKLRREIAAMDTIRETKRGKRVANEVPSVAIVGYTNAGKSSLLNALTGAGVLVEDALFATLDPTTRRAQTADGRTFTLTDTVGFVRHLPHQLVDAFRSTLEEAADADLLLHVVDGSDPAPEDQVNAVREVLAEITRSRKEPLPPELLVINKADAADDVTLARLRHALAGSVQISARTGSGVADLAEVLAERLPRAETVIDVLVPYARGELVSRAHAEGEVLEEEHVADGTRLQVRVRPDLAAALRAFETNASAL from the coding sequence ATGACAGAACAGACACACGAAGACTTTTACGACGACAACGACCCCTACGACCCCTCGGTCGGGGAGATGGAGCTCGAGGACCGCGCGTCACTGCGCCGGGTCGCGGGCCTGTCCACCGAGCTCGAGGACATCACCGAGGTCGAGTACCGGCAGCTTCGGCTGGAGCGCGTTGTGCTGGTCGGCGTGTGGACTGAAGGCACCGCCCAGCAGTCCGAGGCATCGCTGGCCGAACTGGCGCGACTGGCCGAGACAGCGGGCTCGGAAGTGCTCGAAGGCATCGTCCAGCGGCGGCAGAAGCCCGATCCGGCGACCTACGTCGGCTCCGGCAAGGTGCGCGAGCTGCGCGACATCGTCGTGGCGACCGGCGCCGACACGGTGATCTGCGACGGCGAGCTTTCGCCCGGCCAGCTGCGCCAGCTGGAGGAGAAGGTCAAGGTCAAGGTGATCGACCGGACCGCCCTGATCCTCGACATCTTCGCCCAGCACGCCCGCTCCAGGGAGGGCAAGGCGCAGGTCGAGCTGGCCCAGCTGCAGTACCTCGTCCCGCGGCTTCGCGGGTGGGGTTCGGCGCTGTCCCGGCAGGCCGGTGGCCGCGCGGGCGGCGCGAACGGCGGCGTGGGCCTGCGCGGACCTGGTGAAACGAAGCTGGAGACGGACCGGCGGCGGATCAGCAAGCGCGTGGCGAAGCTGCGCCGGGAGATCGCCGCGATGGACACCATCCGCGAGACCAAGCGCGGCAAGCGCGTGGCCAACGAGGTGCCGAGCGTGGCGATCGTCGGCTACACCAACGCCGGCAAGTCGAGCCTGCTCAACGCCCTGACCGGGGCCGGGGTGCTGGTGGAGGACGCGCTGTTCGCCACCCTCGACCCGACCACGCGCCGGGCGCAGACGGCCGACGGGCGCACGTTCACCCTCACCGACACCGTCGGGTTCGTGCGGCACCTGCCGCACCAGCTGGTGGACGCGTTCCGCTCGACGCTGGAGGAGGCGGCCGACGCCGACCTGCTCCTGCACGTCGTGGACGGTTCCGACCCGGCTCCCGAAGACCAGGTCAACGCGGTGCGCGAGGTGCTCGCCGAGATCACCCGCAGCCGCAAGGAGCCGCTTCCGCCGGAACTGCTGGTGATCAACAAGGCCGACGCGGCCGACGACGTCACCCTGGCCCGGCTGCGGCACGCGCTGGCCGGTTCGGTGCAGATCTCGGCGCGCACCGGTTCGGGCGTGGCCGACTTGGCTGAGGTGCTGGCCGAGCGGCTGCCGCGCGCGGAAACGGTGATCGACGTGCTGGTCCCGTACGCGCGGGGCGAGCTCGTGTCGCGGGCGCACGCGGAGGGCGAGGTGCTGGAAGAGGAGCACGTAGCCGACGGCACGCGCCTGCAGGTGCGGGTCCGGCCGGACCTCGCCGCGGCTCTGCGGGCGTTCGAGACCAACGCCTCGGCGCTCTGA
- a CDS encoding ArsR/SmtB family transcription factor: MALNRRPSTEAEAAALASGIRLRIIRLTSFEAMTNKELAERLGRDPATTLHHVRRLVDTGFLVAQEPRRGARGAKEIPYLSTGLSWQLDHSDADPVVVNEAMFEAYLAEMAEADLAKTETTRLVVQVGAEDVAEFKRRLDGLLEEFKARPRDPASERTALYISVYPSR; encoded by the coding sequence ATGGCGCTGAACCGACGTCCCTCCACCGAAGCCGAGGCAGCCGCGCTCGCGTCCGGAATACGGCTGCGCATCATCCGGTTGACCTCCTTTGAAGCGATGACGAACAAGGAGCTGGCGGAGCGGCTCGGCCGCGACCCGGCGACCACGCTGCACCACGTGCGGCGGCTGGTCGACACCGGTTTTCTCGTCGCGCAGGAGCCGCGACGCGGCGCGCGCGGGGCGAAGGAGATCCCGTACCTGTCCACCGGGCTTTCCTGGCAGCTGGACCACAGCGACGCGGACCCCGTCGTGGTCAACGAGGCCATGTTCGAGGCCTATCTGGCCGAGATGGCGGAGGCCGACCTGGCGAAGACGGAGACGACCCGGCTCGTGGTCCAGGTGGGCGCCGAGGACGTCGCGGAGTTCAAGCGGCGGCTCGACGGATTGCTCGAAGAATTCAAGGCCAGGCCGCGTGATCCGGCTTCAGAACGCACGGCGCTGTACATCTCGGTTTATCCCAGCAGGTAA
- a CDS encoding MFS transporter, translating to MRRDSLFFHADFRRLWAGDTASQLGMFVGITAIPLLAAVTLAATPFEMGLLTMAETLGFLVVGLPAGVWVDRMRKRPLMLAADLVRGILLLSIPFAWWAGVLTMAQVLVVVLLVGFATVFFDVSYQAYLPALVGREKLLEGNAKLQGVQSSAQIAGPSVAGVLVQFVGAASTVLLTGLGYLTSALCLWRIRTVETRPERTEHDRLVPQMLEGLRFVAADRPLRAIVACTATSNFFNGVVQAVEVLFLTRTAGLKPAEVGGLLAASGVGGIAAALCAGPIIRKIGQARSIWLVPVLLWPGGILVLFAGPDWRAVVTGLGMAAFGFGVILYNIAQVSYRQAITPDRLLGRMNASVRFVVWGALPLGGLLGGGLGEWLGLTGALWIGTAGPVAGALWVICSPLRRMRDLPTGGEIAVPAP from the coding sequence GTGCGTCGAGACTCGTTGTTCTTCCACGCCGACTTCCGCAGGCTGTGGGCCGGGGACACGGCGAGCCAGCTGGGGATGTTCGTCGGCATCACCGCCATCCCGCTGCTCGCCGCGGTCACGCTGGCCGCCACGCCGTTCGAAATGGGCCTGCTGACCATGGCCGAGACGCTCGGCTTCCTGGTCGTCGGCCTGCCCGCGGGAGTGTGGGTGGACCGGATGCGCAAACGGCCGCTCATGCTCGCCGCCGACCTGGTCCGCGGAATCCTGCTGCTGAGCATCCCGTTCGCGTGGTGGGCCGGCGTGCTCACGATGGCGCAGGTGCTGGTGGTCGTACTGCTCGTCGGGTTCGCGACGGTGTTCTTCGACGTCTCCTACCAGGCGTATCTGCCCGCGCTGGTCGGCCGCGAAAAGCTGCTCGAAGGCAACGCGAAACTGCAGGGCGTGCAGTCGTCGGCGCAGATCGCCGGACCGAGTGTCGCCGGCGTGCTCGTGCAATTCGTCGGCGCGGCCAGCACTGTCCTGCTCACCGGGCTCGGCTACCTCACGTCCGCGCTGTGCCTGTGGCGCATCCGCACGGTCGAAACCCGCCCGGAGCGCACTGAACACGACCGCCTGGTGCCGCAGATGCTCGAAGGCCTGCGGTTCGTCGCCGCCGACCGGCCGCTGCGCGCGATCGTCGCCTGCACCGCCACGTCGAACTTCTTCAACGGGGTCGTGCAGGCCGTCGAGGTGCTGTTCCTGACCCGCACGGCCGGGCTGAAACCGGCCGAGGTCGGCGGACTGCTCGCGGCGAGCGGCGTCGGCGGCATCGCGGCCGCCCTGTGCGCCGGGCCGATCATCCGGAAGATCGGGCAGGCCCGGTCGATCTGGCTGGTCCCGGTGCTGTTGTGGCCGGGCGGGATCCTGGTCCTGTTCGCCGGGCCGGACTGGCGGGCCGTGGTCACCGGACTGGGCATGGCCGCGTTCGGGTTCGGCGTCATCCTCTACAACATCGCGCAGGTCTCCTACCGCCAGGCGATCACCCCGGACCGGCTGCTGGGCCGGATGAACGCGAGCGTGCGGTTCGTCGTCTGGGGAGCGCTGCCGCTCGGCGGGCTGCTGGGCGGCGGGCTCGGCGAATGGCTCGGGCTCACCGGCGCGCTGTGGATCGGGACCGCCGGTCCGGTCGCGGGCGCGCTGTGGGTGATCTGCTCGCCGCTGCGGCGCATGCGCGACCTGCCGACGGGCGGGGAAATCGCTGTACCCGCCCCGTAA